In Deinococcus sedimenti, a single genomic region encodes these proteins:
- a CDS encoding DNA glycosylase AlkZ-like family protein, whose translation MSLTPADLRAAALRTLTPAPGVQAALDRLGFVQADPIRAPARAQDLTLMARVRDYRAGDLERLYPTLDAEEDIIPNYGFVTRDVQRLLHPREVPETRVEREHPGLIADVRAVLHERGEVHPRDVIAALGARRASNYWGGNSQATTRALDALHYRGEARIVRRDGGVRVYGLAPHLDALRADPLPTPDRLRAVVRLLARLYGPLPEASLRYLTSLSGYGLPHLRADLRGALRDVLKGDLEGVRVDGVPYVWAPGDHPGDAPAPRGVRIVNPFDPLVWDRRRFEHLHGWAYRFEAYTPAPKRTMGYYALPLLHAGRAVGWANLSVGGPSGGSGTLTAGIGLRPGVRRTATFTAALDRELERYRAFLNAAQVEVSDQT comes from the coding sequence GTGAGCCTCACGCCTGCCGACCTGCGCGCCGCAGCACTGCGGACCCTGACGCCTGCGCCCGGCGTGCAGGCCGCGCTGGACCGCCTGGGCTTCGTGCAGGCCGACCCGATCCGCGCGCCCGCCCGCGCGCAGGACCTCACCCTGATGGCCCGCGTGAGGGACTACCGCGCTGGGGACCTCGAACGGCTATACCCGACGCTGGACGCTGAGGAAGACATCATCCCCAACTACGGGTTCGTGACGCGGGACGTGCAGCGCCTCCTGCACCCGCGCGAGGTGCCCGAAACGCGCGTGGAACGCGAACATCCCGGCCTGATCGCGGACGTCCGCGCCGTCCTGCACGAGCGGGGCGAGGTGCATCCCCGTGATGTAATCGCTGCGCTGGGCGCCCGGCGCGCCTCGAACTACTGGGGCGGCAACAGTCAGGCGACCACCCGTGCGCTGGACGCCCTGCACTACCGGGGCGAGGCGCGGATCGTGCGCCGCGACGGTGGCGTGCGCGTGTACGGGCTGGCCCCTCACCTGGATGCCCTGCGGGCCGACCCGCTGCCCACCCCGGACCGCCTGCGCGCGGTGGTGCGGTTGCTGGCGCGGCTGTACGGCCCGCTGCCGGAGGCCAGCCTGCGCTACCTGACCAGCCTGTCCGGCTACGGCCTGCCGCACCTGCGCGCGGACCTGCGCGGCGCGCTGCGGGACGTCCTGAAGGGCGACCTGGAGGGGGTGCGCGTGGACGGCGTGCCTTACGTGTGGGCGCCGGGCGATCACCCCGGCGACGCGCCCGCCCCGCGTGGCGTGCGGATCGTCAACCCCTTCGACCCGCTGGTGTGGGACCGCCGGCGCTTCGAGCACCTGCACGGCTGGGCGTACCGCTTCGAGGCGTACACGCCCGCCCCGAAGCGCACCATGGGCTACTACGCGCTGCCGCTGCTGCACGCGGGCCGCGCGGTCGGCTGGGCGAACCTGAGCGTCGGCGGCCCGAGTGGGGGCAGCGGCACGCTGACGGCAGGGATCGGTCTGCGGCCCGGCGTGCGGCGCACCGCCACGTTCACGGCCGCGCTGGACCGCGAACTGGAACGGTACCGCGCGTTCCTGAACGCCGCTCAGGTCGAGGTGTCGGACCAGACCTGA
- a CDS encoding phosphotransferase family protein, producing MRLGALLADTWRAPSGEVAVDARVWPRSLRAQFPGARLRESWVGEGAAFARYASAGGPLFLKYLLAGWRDARAAVRLEREATYLRDLAPGCPVPHAALLHAARSADRPLAHLLMRDLTDATTGWGYFTDDAAREEGLRDVVRLLAALHAHWAAQGRAALSGEWVWRPEEVLDRNRVARWQARPGVPDLPAAQRDALLDAARALPALLRDAPVWTLVHGDIHAGQVLWSRADGTPVLIDYGQVHPSLPGEDLAHLLALRLDAGERARLGDDLRAVYADALAHAGRPLSPGALRAQERAGLALNLLSTARQTLRRRAAGSDGVAGALARAAQVWSDTST from the coding sequence ATGCGGCTGGGGGCGCTGCTGGCGGATACGTGGCGCGCCCCGTCCGGCGAGGTGGCGGTGGACGCCCGCGTGTGGCCGCGTTCGCTGCGCGCGCAGTTTCCCGGCGCGCGCCTGCGGGAATCCTGGGTGGGCGAGGGCGCGGCCTTCGCCCGCTACGCGTCGGCGGGTGGGCCGCTGTTCCTGAAGTACCTCCTGGCCGGGTGGCGGGACGCGCGGGCGGCTGTGCGCCTGGAACGGGAGGCGACGTACCTGAGGGACCTCGCGCCGGGGTGCCCGGTGCCGCATGCGGCGCTGCTGCACGCGGCCCGCAGCGCGGATCGTCCGCTGGCGCACCTGCTGATGCGGGACCTGACGGACGCGACGACCGGCTGGGGCTACTTCACGGACGACGCCGCGCGCGAGGAGGGGCTGCGGGACGTGGTGCGGCTGCTGGCAGCCCTACACGCGCACTGGGCCGCTCAGGGCCGCGCGGCCCTGAGCGGTGAGTGGGTGTGGCGCCCGGAGGAGGTACTGGACCGGAATCGCGTGGCTCGGTGGCAGGCTCGGCCCGGCGTGCCGGATCTGCCCGCCGCGCAGCGGGACGCGCTGCTGGACGCCGCGCGGGCCCTTCCGGCGCTGCTGCGGGACGCGCCGGTCTGGACGCTGGTGCATGGGGACATTCACGCGGGGCAGGTGCTGTGGTCCCGCGCGGACGGCACGCCGGTCCTGATCGATTACGGGCAGGTGCATCCCAGCCTGCCGGGCGAGGATCTGGCGCACCTGCTGGCGCTGCGGCTGGACGCCGGGGAACGCGCGCGGCTGGGCGATGACCTGCGGGCGGTCTACGCGGACGCGCTGGCGCACGCTGGGCGGCCCCTCTCCCCGGGGGCGCTGCGGGCACAGGAGCGGGCGGGACTGGCCCTGAACCTGCTGTCCACGGCCCGGCAGACCCTGCGGCGCCGGGCTGCGGGATCGGATGGCGTGGCGGGGGCGCTGGCCCGCGCCGCTCAGGTCTGGTCCGACACCTCGACCTGA
- the glmM gene encoding phosphoglucosamine mutase: MTERKYFGTDGVRAVAGTHPLTATWVMTLGAAAGEVLKSSNPRATVVIGRDTRQSGDMLEAALAAGLTSRGVNVIHLGVLPTPGVSFLTRHLKADAGVVISASHNPYEDNGIKFFGADGQKLSDTTELEIEAAIDRVPELPPVTGVDLGGVTNYTEAERLYVNYLGTLAPDLSGLRIALDCANGAAYRVGPKVFQAAGADVFAVYTTPDGRNINRGCGSTHMDHLQRIVREGKYDLGVAFDGDADRALFVDSRGNVVHGDHMLLLNARARGETAVVTTIMANMALEVKLREAGIPLERTAVGDRYVHERLHGGGLHLGGEQSGHILFLDVSPTGDGVLTALLTLKSMQQLGTTLDALHDDLVMFPQTLVNVRVADKKAIALDPEVRAAVDRAQDRLHGTGRVNLRPSGTENLIRVMVEGQDETEIHEIARELAGVVERRGALVG, from the coding sequence ATGACGGAACGGAAGTACTTCGGAACGGACGGCGTGCGCGCCGTCGCGGGCACCCACCCCCTCACGGCCACCTGGGTCATGACCCTCGGCGCCGCCGCGGGAGAGGTGCTCAAGAGCAGCAACCCCCGCGCGACGGTCGTGATCGGCCGGGACACCCGCCAGAGCGGCGACATGCTCGAAGCGGCGCTGGCCGCCGGACTGACCAGCCGCGGCGTGAACGTCATCCACCTGGGCGTGCTGCCCACCCCCGGCGTCAGTTTCCTGACCCGCCACCTGAAAGCGGACGCGGGTGTGGTCATCAGCGCCTCCCACAACCCCTACGAGGACAACGGCATCAAGTTCTTCGGGGCGGACGGCCAGAAACTCAGCGATACCACTGAACTGGAGATCGAGGCCGCCATCGACCGCGTGCCCGAACTGCCCCCCGTGACCGGCGTGGACCTGGGCGGCGTCACCAACTACACCGAGGCCGAGCGGCTGTACGTGAACTACCTCGGCACGCTCGCCCCAGACCTCAGCGGTCTGCGCATCGCCCTGGACTGCGCCAACGGCGCCGCCTACCGCGTGGGCCCCAAGGTCTTCCAGGCGGCCGGGGCGGACGTGTTCGCCGTGTACACCACCCCGGACGGCCGCAACATCAACCGCGGTTGCGGCAGCACCCACATGGACCACCTGCAGCGCATTGTGCGTGAAGGGAAGTACGACCTGGGCGTCGCCTTCGACGGGGACGCCGACCGCGCCCTGTTCGTGGACAGCCGCGGGAACGTCGTGCACGGCGACCACATGCTGCTGCTGAACGCCCGCGCGCGCGGCGAGACGGCCGTCGTGACGACCATCATGGCCAACATGGCCCTCGAAGTGAAACTGCGCGAGGCCGGCATCCCCCTGGAACGCACCGCCGTCGGCGACCGCTACGTGCACGAGCGCCTGCACGGGGGCGGCCTGCACCTGGGCGGCGAGCAGAGCGGCCACATCCTGTTCCTGGACGTGTCACCTACCGGGGACGGCGTGCTGACCGCCCTGCTGACCCTGAAGAGCATGCAGCAGCTCGGCACCACCCTGGACGCCCTGCACGACGACCTCGTGATGTTCCCTCAGACCCTCGTGAACGTCCGCGTGGCCGACAAGAAGGCCATCGCACTCGACCCCGAGGTCCGCGCCGCCGTGGACCGCGCACAGGACCGCCTGCACGGCACGGGCCGCGTGAACCTGCGCCCCAGCGGCACCGAGAACCTGATCCGCGTGATGGTCGAGGGACAGGACGAGACCGAAATCCACGAGATCGCCCGGGAACTGGCCGGCGTGGTGGAACGCCGGGGCGCCCTGGTCGGGTAA
- the rpsT gene encoding 30S ribosomal protein S20: MALRHKSAQKRHRQSLKRRMLNRSRKSTIKTFSKKALVAAQTGAEDMAAVQSRAESLIDKAAKGSTLHKNAAARKKSRLAKAINKAKAAQQG, translated from the coding sequence ATGGCCCTTCGTCACAAGTCCGCCCAGAAACGTCACCGCCAGAGCCTCAAGCGCCGCATGCTGAACCGCAGCCGCAAGAGCACCATCAAGACCTTCAGCAAGAAGGCCCTGGTGGCCGCCCAGACCGGCGCCGAGGACATGGCCGCCGTGCAGTCCCGCGCCGAGAGCCTGATCGACAAGGCCGCCAAGGGCAGCACCCTGCACAAGAACGCCGCGGCCCGCAAGAAGAGCCGCCTGGCCAAGGCCATCAACAAGGCCAAGGCCGCTCAGCAGGGCTAA